A genome region from Prochlorococcus marinus CUG1417 includes the following:
- the bioA gene encoding adenosylmethionine--8-amino-7-oxononanoate transaminase, with protein sequence MKSLDSKTPNQDWHPNIWPPFTQINNSKPQIEVTHGQDALLFTKNPKKELIDAISSWWVTLHGHSNQYIADAIFNQSKKLEQVIFADFLHPQAKKLAERLSKLTKLERLFFSDNGSTAVEVALKIAFQSWQNRGETRTQIVAFDGAYHGDTFGAMALGERNIFNENFDNLMFPVRRVPWPSTWMNDEEVESKENEAIQKLETLLKTPTVAVILEPLVQGAGGMNMVRPQFIKKVSEIINNNNSLLIADEVLTGFGRCGSLFAFQKAKIVPDLISISKGLTGGFLPMGITLCKEKIFQSFIDDSPRKTFWHGHSFTANPLGCAAANASLDLLEKEPHKYLSFEEKHLSHLIKFQNLPYIKKIRVSGTIAAFDLDIGNKKGYFNNIGKEIKSLAMEQGLFIRPLGNVIYLLPPLCITDDQLEKSYWIIRRILENI encoded by the coding sequence ATGAAATCTTTGGATTCAAAAACTCCAAATCAAGATTGGCACCCAAATATTTGGCCACCTTTTACACAAATCAATAACAGCAAACCGCAAATAGAAGTAACTCATGGGCAAGATGCCCTCCTATTTACTAAAAATCCTAAAAAAGAGCTAATAGATGCAATCAGTAGTTGGTGGGTAACTCTTCATGGACATAGTAACCAATACATTGCGGATGCCATTTTCAATCAATCAAAAAAACTTGAGCAAGTTATATTTGCTGATTTTTTACATCCACAGGCAAAAAAATTGGCGGAAAGACTTAGTAAATTAACAAAACTAGAACGATTATTCTTTTCTGATAACGGTTCTACTGCAGTGGAAGTTGCTTTAAAAATTGCCTTCCAATCATGGCAAAATAGAGGAGAGACAAGAACTCAAATAGTAGCTTTTGATGGCGCCTATCATGGCGATACATTTGGAGCAATGGCTTTAGGTGAAAGAAATATTTTTAATGAGAATTTCGATAATCTTATGTTCCCAGTTAGGAGAGTCCCATGGCCTTCAACTTGGATGAACGATGAAGAAGTAGAAAGTAAGGAAAATGAGGCGATCCAAAAATTAGAAACTCTACTTAAAACTCCCACAGTTGCAGTAATACTTGAGCCACTTGTTCAGGGAGCAGGAGGGATGAATATGGTTAGGCCTCAGTTTATAAAAAAAGTTTCAGAAATTATAAACAATAATAATTCTTTGTTAATTGCTGATGAAGTTTTGACTGGGTTTGGAAGATGTGGAAGTCTTTTTGCGTTTCAAAAGGCAAAAATCGTTCCCGATTTAATAAGCATTTCAAAAGGCTTAACTGGTGGATTTTTACCAATGGGAATAACTTTATGTAAAGAAAAAATTTTTCAATCCTTTATTGATGATTCCCCAAGAAAAACTTTTTGGCATGGACATAGTTTTACTGCTAATCCTTTAGGTTGTGCTGCGGCAAACGCTAGCCTTGATTTATTAGAAAAAGAACCACACAAATACCTTTCATTTGAAGAAAAACATTTATCTCACTTAATTAAATTTCAAAACTTACCCTATATAAAAAAAATAAGGGTATCCGGCACAATTGCTGCCTTCGATTTAGATATTGGGAACAAAAAAGGTTATTTCAATAATATTGGGAAAGAAATAAAGAGTCTTGCAATGGAGCAAGGTTTATTTATTAGACCTCTCGGAAATGTTATTTATCTCTTGCCACCTCTCTGTATAACCGATGATCAATTAGAAAAAAGTTACTGGATAATAAGGCGAATCTTAGAAAATATTTAG
- a CDS encoding HEAT repeat domain-containing protein: protein MTKNNDPKKESLAEIAVDPDILARELALEIEIDPLEQIDEDAFSKGLNIAQECNEALKMLTGNREERIQGLRIFCEYRDKRSFPLLLPLLDQPCPVERMSAVYALGRNPCPSAVKKLVSLLETDDNAYVRRATAWSLANYDDQIVLNPLISALKNDVAAVRLWSSSSLAEIGNVSLENAQLAAEQLLISLKIDNESGVRSNCIWSLCRLYEKLNNTFQESFVDECTKIALFDKEPSVMEEAKTALDSMGMQGFYN from the coding sequence ATGACAAAAAATAATGATCCTAAAAAAGAAAGCCTAGCTGAAATTGCAGTTGATCCAGATATTTTAGCAAGAGAACTGGCTCTAGAGATTGAAATAGATCCTTTAGAACAGATTGATGAAGATGCATTTTCAAAAGGTTTAAACATAGCTCAAGAGTGCAATGAAGCTTTAAAAATGCTTACAGGTAACAGAGAAGAAAGAATACAGGGTTTAAGAATATTTTGTGAATATAGAGATAAAAGATCTTTCCCCCTTTTATTACCATTGCTTGATCAACCTTGTCCTGTTGAGAGAATGAGTGCGGTATACGCTTTAGGTAGAAATCCATGTCCTAGCGCAGTTAAGAAACTTGTAAGTCTTTTGGAGACTGATGATAATGCTTATGTTAGAAGGGCAACTGCATGGAGCTTAGCTAATTATGATGACCAAATTGTACTAAATCCGTTAATTAGTGCTTTAAAGAATGATGTAGCCGCAGTCAGGTTATGGTCATCTAGTTCTTTAGCTGAAATTGGAAATGTTTCTTTGGAAAATGCTCAATTAGCAGCAGAACAGCTTTTAATAAGTTTAAAGATAGATAACGAATCAGGGGTTAGAAGTAATTGCATTTGGTCATTGTGTAGGTTGTATGAAAAATTGAACAATACATTTCAAGAAAGTTTCGTTGATGAATGTACCAAGATAGCTCTTTTCGATAAAGAACCATCAGTTATGGAAGAAGCAAAAACTGCTTTGGATTCAATGGGGATGCAAGGTTTTTATAATTAA
- a CDS encoding J domain-containing protein, translating to MKGETSYYKILGVNENASNHELRKAFCKLSIELHPDTTSLEIDVAKSKFQEVLEAYEHLNNSNLRKIYDEKLKENSKSNNTNVLNNLVIDSNNQNLIGNRRPFSNGELFSLFLLIIIISISLICSIFIASFTGKELETIPLWLIN from the coding sequence TTGAAAGGGGAAACTTCCTATTACAAAATTTTAGGTGTAAATGAAAATGCATCCAATCATGAATTAAGAAAGGCATTTTGTAAACTTTCTATTGAGTTACATCCCGATACAACTTCATTAGAAATAGACGTTGCTAAAAGTAAATTTCAAGAAGTTCTTGAAGCTTATGAACATTTGAATAATAGTAATTTGAGGAAAATATATGATGAAAAACTAAAAGAAAACTCTAAAAGTAATAATACTAACGTTTTAAATAATTTAGTAATCGATTCTAATAATCAAAATTTAATAGGAAATAGAAGACCTTTTTCGAATGGAGAATTGTTTTCGTTGTTTCTTTTAATTATCATAATTTCTATAAGTTTAATTTGTTCAATTTTTATTGCTTCTTTTACTGGAAAAGAATTAGAGACAATACCGCTTTGGCTAATCAACTAA
- a CDS encoding DUF3143 domain-containing protein has translation MNPSKKPINQNSLQSLELWLTDLGAVKDINNPSKWYLLLSNWNATIIFEQEDLSVIWESEGQETKRLFSYCINREDVENAILQGP, from the coding sequence GTGAATCCCTCTAAAAAACCTATCAATCAAAATTCACTGCAATCATTGGAATTGTGGCTAACTGATTTGGGTGCTGTGAAGGATATTAATAATCCATCTAAATGGTATCTGTTACTTTCAAATTGGAATGCAACTATTATTTTTGAACAAGAAGATTTAAGTGTTATTTGGGAAAGTGAAGGACAAGAAACTAAAAGACTATTTTCCTATTGCATTAATAGAGAAGATGTGGAAAATGCAATACTGCAGGGACCTTAA
- the rsmG gene encoding 16S rRNA (guanine(527)-N(7))-methyltransferase RsmG, with protein sequence MKKQNIPEEILSLINEEEINLFQELQIKIKELNNKTNLTKLTDGDDYWVSQVFDSIWPFKAFTNINFDNKKFLDIGSGCGFPGLAYAITHPNSEIYLIDSLKKKTDAIKILVEQINFKNNIHVINDRVENLAHQSSMRNNFNIATTRAVSNPSTVSEYILPMLKKEGFGVLYCGKWTNEESKNLDKTLEILEGKVKDKKEIQLPRNKGTRNIILIQPKNFCPEIYPRKVGKPEKNPL encoded by the coding sequence ATGAAAAAACAAAACATTCCAGAAGAAATTCTTTCCTTAATAAATGAAGAAGAAATAAATTTATTTCAAGAGTTACAAATTAAAATTAAAGAATTAAATAATAAAACCAATCTTACAAAATTAACTGATGGGGATGATTATTGGGTATCTCAAGTTTTTGACAGCATTTGGCCATTCAAAGCTTTCACGAATATTAATTTTGATAATAAAAAATTTTTAGATATTGGATCAGGCTGTGGCTTCCCAGGTTTAGCTTATGCAATAACTCATCCTAATTCTGAGATATACTTAATTGATTCTTTGAAAAAGAAAACAGATGCAATAAAAATTTTAGTTGAACAGATCAATTTCAAAAACAATATTCATGTAATCAATGATCGTGTTGAGAACTTAGCCCACCAATCGTCAATGAGAAATAATTTTAATATTGCAACAACTAGAGCAGTTAGTAATCCATCAACAGTTTCAGAATATATTCTACCAATGTTAAAAAAAGAAGGGTTTGGAGTTTTATATTGTGGCAAATGGACTAATGAAGAAAGCAAAAATCTAGATAAAACTTTAGAAATATTAGAAGGGAAAGTTAAAGATAAAAAAGAGATACAATTACCAAGAAATAAAGGCACTCGAAACATTATTCTTATTCAACCAAAGAATTTTTGTCCTGAAATTTACCCAAGAAAAGTTGGCAAACCTGAAAAAAATCCATTATAA
- a CDS encoding high light inducible protein, with product MIKPEIVPKRKLPRYGFHFYNERLNGRMAMIGFIALILTEFFLKHGLLLW from the coding sequence ATGATTAAGCCTGAGATTGTCCCCAAAAGAAAATTACCTCGTTATGGATTTCATTTTTATAATGAAAGACTTAATGGAAGAATGGCCATGATTGGCTTTATTGCACTTATTCTTACGGAATTCTTTTTAAAACATGGTCTATTGTTATGGTAA
- a CDS encoding ferredoxin yields MDFKDPFINFQENIEITGFEPVLGGELSEKAVWVDEARCIGCQYCLHVASNTFIVDEFHGRSRAMRQDGDSVDVIQEAIDTCPVDCIHWVKFEELDDLEKSLDRDMFQSFGKPPRMNKH; encoded by the coding sequence ATGGATTTTAAAGATCCATTTATTAATTTTCAAGAAAATATCGAAATTACAGGATTTGAACCTGTTTTAGGTGGTGAGTTATCTGAAAAAGCTGTATGGGTTGATGAGGCTAGGTGTATTGGTTGCCAATACTGTTTACATGTTGCTTCAAATACTTTCATTGTCGATGAATTTCATGGTAGAAGCCGAGCTATGAGACAAGATGGAGATAGTGTAGATGTTATTCAAGAGGCAATAGATACGTGTCCAGTTGATTGTATTCACTGGGTAAAGTTTGAAGAATTAGATGATTTAGAGAAAAGTCTAGATAGAGATATGTTTCAATCATTTGGAAAACCACCAAGAATGAATAAGCATTAA
- the rlmN gene encoding 23S rRNA (adenine(2503)-C(2))-methyltransferase RlmN, with translation MKNLLGSSIQDLEKVALHYGQAAFRGRQIYNWIYNYKNKKKNIDHIDVLPLDFRKNLKNDGFKVGELKFQEKNLANDGTLKLLLSTNDNESIECVGIPTENRLTACLSSQVGCPMDCKFCATGKEGLKRSLKTTEILDQILFIENEMNRKVTNIVFMGMGEPLLNIDDLLLSIRSINEDFQISQRKITVSTVAVPRMIYKLSSKSFQILGKCQFTLAISLHASNQKIREMIIPSAKNYDIKNIIEDSKQFVKDTGRRVSFEYLMLSGVNDKLEHADELSDLLKGFQCHVNLIQYNQIDEVEFKRASSKNLQLFQSRLSNNGIAVSLRKSRGLDKNAACGQLRQNAINK, from the coding sequence TTGAAAAATCTTCTTGGCAGTAGTATTCAAGATTTAGAAAAGGTGGCTTTACACTATGGTCAAGCTGCTTTTAGAGGTCGCCAAATTTATAATTGGATATATAACTACAAGAATAAAAAGAAAAATATTGATCATATAGATGTCTTACCTTTAGATTTTAGAAAAAATTTAAAAAATGATGGCTTTAAAGTAGGTGAACTTAAATTTCAAGAAAAAAATTTAGCTAATGATGGCACTTTAAAGTTATTACTTTCAACAAACGACAATGAAAGTATTGAGTGCGTTGGCATACCAACTGAAAACAGACTCACTGCATGTCTTTCTAGTCAAGTTGGCTGTCCAATGGACTGCAAATTCTGTGCAACTGGGAAGGAGGGTTTAAAGAGATCTTTAAAAACAACTGAAATATTAGATCAAATTTTATTTATTGAAAATGAAATGAATAGAAAAGTGACAAATATTGTTTTTATGGGAATGGGTGAACCCTTACTGAATATAGATGATTTGCTTCTATCCATTAGATCTATAAATGAGGATTTTCAAATTAGCCAAAGAAAGATAACTGTGAGCACTGTTGCTGTACCAAGGATGATATATAAATTATCATCAAAGTCTTTTCAGATTTTGGGTAAATGCCAGTTTACATTAGCAATAAGCCTTCACGCTTCAAATCAAAAAATAAGAGAAATGATAATACCAAGTGCAAAAAACTATGATATCAAAAATATAATTGAGGATTCCAAGCAATTTGTAAAAGATACTGGCCGGAGGGTAAGTTTTGAATATTTAATGTTAAGTGGCGTTAATGACAAATTAGAACATGCCGATGAATTGAGTGATTTGCTAAAAGGGTTTCAATGTCACGTCAATTTAATTCAGTATAACCAAATTGATGAGGTTGAATTTAAACGAGCATCTTCGAAAAATCTGCAATTATTTCAATCTAGACTTTCTAATAATGGAATCGCTGTAAGCTTGCGAAAAAGTAGAGGTTTAGATAAAAATGCTGCATGTGGTCAGTTAAGACAAAATGCGATAAATAAATAA
- a CDS encoding aldo/keto reductase has translation MEYRRFGRTNLKIPILSLGGMRFQKSWDQLDFSEISYEEQTKVENILKLANKYGLSHVETAKYYGTSEVQLGIGFKNIEKIPNIIQTKIPPNSDSEVFKKDVLTSIDKLKVKRIDLLAIHGINTEEHLHQAIRNGGCIEILRKMQKENLIGSIGFSTHGKSSLIEKAISTNLFDYVNLHWYFINQKNTKVIKLANKFDLGVFIISPTDKGGHLHTPSTKMLELCSPLHPIVFNDLFCLRNQNVHTLSVGIAKETDFALHLQAVSLLSESEKYVPRIINKLRQESINSLGLEWHQNWNRNLPSWEYTPGNINIPVLLWLSNLINWLGMEGYARARYQLLGNGSHWFPGCNANLLDVDVSEGQLLKVLEGHINPKKVIKILRNLKEKFGDKNGKRLSKK, from the coding sequence ATGGAATATCGTAGATTTGGCAGAACCAATCTAAAGATTCCTATTCTATCTCTGGGTGGCATGAGATTTCAAAAAAGTTGGGATCAATTAGACTTTTCTGAGATTTCATATGAAGAGCAAACTAAAGTAGAGAATATTTTAAAACTGGCAAACAAATATGGCTTAAGTCATGTAGAAACTGCTAAGTACTATGGAACTTCTGAGGTGCAATTAGGAATAGGTTTTAAAAATATTGAAAAAATCCCAAATATTATTCAAACCAAGATTCCTCCAAATAGTGATTCCGAAGTTTTTAAGAAAGATGTTCTGACAAGTATTGATAAATTGAAAGTTAAAAGAATTGATTTGCTTGCGATACATGGCATTAATACAGAGGAACATTTGCATCAGGCTATTAGAAATGGAGGTTGTATTGAAATCTTAAGGAAGATGCAAAAAGAAAATTTAATTGGATCTATTGGATTTTCAACCCATGGAAAATCTTCACTTATTGAGAAGGCCATATCAACAAACTTATTTGATTATGTAAATTTGCACTGGTATTTCATAAATCAAAAAAATACAAAGGTTATTAAATTAGCAAATAAGTTTGATCTTGGGGTTTTCATAATAAGTCCTACGGATAAAGGGGGACATCTACATACTCCCTCAACAAAAATGTTGGAACTTTGTAGCCCACTTCATCCTATAGTTTTTAATGATCTTTTTTGCTTAAGAAATCAAAATGTCCATACTTTGAGTGTGGGTATTGCAAAAGAGACAGATTTTGCTCTGCATTTACAAGCTGTCTCGTTGTTATCAGAATCTGAGAAGTATGTGCCTAGGATAATTAACAAATTAAGGCAGGAATCAATTAATTCTTTAGGTTTAGAGTGGCATCAAAATTGGAATAGAAATTTACCAAGTTGGGAATATACCCCGGGAAATATTAATATTCCCGTTCTGCTTTGGCTTTCAAATTTAATTAATTGGTTGGGTATGGAAGGATATGCAAGAGCTAGATATCAATTACTTGGTAATGGAAGTCACTGGTTCCCAGGATGTAACGCAAATTTACTAGATGTAGATGTTTCTGAGGGACAATTATTGAAAGTATTAGAAGGTCATATAAATCCAAAAAAAGTTATAAAAATATTGAGAAATTTAAAAGAAAAGTTTGGAGATAAGAATGGTAAAAGATTATCAAAAAAATAA
- a CDS encoding DUF1257 domain-containing protein, whose translation MSHFSTIKTQLKEVDPLIKALNNLGYSINQEEKFIKGYRGKSTAVDISLNLQSDTKVGFKWDNNSNSYELVTDLDLWKLNIPVERFISKVTQMYAYQTIITKTKEDGYQVVEQKNKNDGSIELVLTKWEN comes from the coding sequence ATGTCACATTTTAGTACTATTAAAACTCAGCTTAAAGAAGTAGATCCTTTAATTAAAGCCTTGAACAACTTAGGTTACTCAATTAATCAAGAAGAAAAGTTTATAAAAGGGTATAGAGGAAAATCTACAGCAGTTGATATTAGCCTCAATTTACAGAGTGATACTAAAGTTGGATTTAAATGGGATAATAATTCAAATTCTTATGAACTTGTTACTGACCTTGATCTATGGAAACTTAATATCCCAGTCGAAAGATTTATTTCTAAAGTTACTCAAATGTATGCTTATCAAACAATTATTACTAAGACAAAAGAAGATGGATACCAAGTAGTAGAACAAAAAAATAAAAATGATGGTTCTATTGAGTTGGTTTTAACTAAGTGGGAGAACTAA
- a CDS encoding DUF2997 domain-containing protein, translating to MPQKTLRFKIHQDGRVEETVEGFTGNSCNEATKNLENALGKVTVKNKTSDAFISNQNENLKQLNNESNVTF from the coding sequence ATGCCTCAAAAAACATTGAGATTCAAAATTCATCAAGACGGAAGAGTTGAAGAGACAGTTGAAGGATTCACTGGTAATTCATGTAATGAAGCTACTAAAAATCTTGAAAACGCTCTCGGAAAAGTAACAGTTAAGAATAAAACATCTGATGCTTTCATCTCCAACCAAAATGAAAACTTAAAACAATTAAACAACGAATCTAATGTCACATTTTAG